ACCCGGTTTCCCCAGGAACCCGAGGTCTTTGAACCAGTCGATGTACCGGTCGGTCCAGGTGCCAAACGGGATGCCCCCACGCGCCGTCAGCCCGCCCCCGTGAACACCGTTCCCGTAGATGTGCATCTCCAGATTGGGGACGCCGGCCTTGAGCATGGCGGTAAAGTAGTCCGTCGCCCACAGCGCGTGAATCTTATCGCCCGAGCCCGCAGAGGCGATGAAGCTGGGCGGGACGTTGCGCGGGATCTTCGTCGCCGGGTCGCGGGTGAACGGCGTCGGGCCGGGGTAGATCACGCCGACGAAGTCGGGCCGCGCCGACACCTTTGCCAGCGGGTCAGCTTCGCCGCTGTTGTCCTTCGCGAATTCGTCGAAGAAGAGGGCGGTCGGGGCGGACAATTCGGCACCGGCAGAGAAGCCCATGATCCCGATCTTCGCGGGGTCGAGTTTCCACTCGGCGGCGCGCGAACGAACCAAGCGGATGGCCTAGAAGGCGTCGTTCACGGCATCGGTCTTGGGCTCGTAGCCGTCCACCCGCAGCCGGTTCCGCAGGATGATAGTCGACACCCCGTGCTTCTTGAAGAGCGGTACGAAGTCTCCACCTTCGGGGCCGACCCACAGGATCTGGTGGCCGCCGCCGGGCGCGACGATCACGGCCGCGCCGGTGTTCCCCGGCTGGTCGCCGACCAGATGCACCTCGATC
This region of Gemmata massiliana genomic DNA includes:
- a CDS encoding alpha/beta hydrolase, with translation MVRSRAAEWKLDPAKIGIMGFSAGAELSAPTALFFDEFAKDNSGEADPLAKVSARPDFVGVIYPGPTPFTRDPATKIPRNVPPSFIASAGSGDKIHALWATDYFTAMLKAGVPNLEMHIYGNGVHGGGLTARGGIPFGTWTDRYIDWFKDLGFLGKPGLSTKAAADVEAFAKKPAR